A genomic region of Balaenoptera acutorostrata chromosome 4, mBalAcu1.1, whole genome shotgun sequence contains the following coding sequences:
- the RPL15 gene encoding 60S ribosomal protein L15 has product MGAYKYIQELWRKKQSDVMRFLLRVRCWQYRQLSALHRAPRPTRPDKARRLGYKAKQGYVIYRVRVRRGGRKRPVPKGATYGKPVHHGVNQLKFARSLQSVAEERAGRHCGALRVLNSYWVGEDSTYKFFEVILIDPFHKAIRRNPDTQWITKPVHKHREMRGLTSAGRKSRGLGKGHKFHHTIGGSRRAAWRRRNTLQLHRYR; this is encoded by the exons ATGGGCGCTTACAAGTACATCCAGGAGctgtggaggaagaagcagtcggACGTGATGCGCTTTCTGCTCAGGGTGCGCTGCTGGCAGTACCGCCAGCTCTCGGCGCTGCACCGGGCCCCGCGCCCCACCCGGCCCGACAAGGCGCGCAGGCTGGGCTACAAGGCCAAGCAAG GTTATGTGATATACCGGGTCCGCGTGCGCCGCGGGGGCCGCAAACGCCCGGTCCCGAAGGGCGCCACCTACGGCAAGCCCGTCCACCATGGCGTGAACCAGCTCAAGTTTGCCCGGAGCCTGCAGTCTGTGGCCGAG GAGCGAGCGGGACGCCACTGTGGGGCCCTGAGGGTCCTGAATTCTTACTGGGTGGGTGAAGATTCTACGTACAAGTTTTTTGAGGTTATCCTCATCGATCCCTTCCATAAAGCTATCAGAAGAAACCCTGACACCCAGTGGATCACCAAACCAGTCCACAAGCACAGGGAGATGCGGGGGCTGACGTCTGCGGGCAGAAAGAGCCGCGGCCTCGGCAAGGGCCACAAGTTCCACCACACGATCGGTGGTTCTCGCCGCGCAGCCTGGAGAAGGCGCAATACTCTCCAGCTCCACCGCTACCGCTAA